A window of Cryptomeria japonica chromosome 3, Sugi_1.0, whole genome shotgun sequence contains these coding sequences:
- the LOC131027800 gene encoding probable protein phosphatase 2C 25 isoform X2, translated as MPLSGPPCSFTSDGSSSCPLNSVRWDLQSSPVRDEEQQRCDNCEGVMSCCVEGNVLRWPLSQLKRKRPPRLEIPSAGPLLHIENLSGELQKEMYVQGSNYSVACKKGYRQVMEDAYSAITDIPRYSDQAFFGVFDGHGGHEAADFAAERLGQNMMDAFMEVRQDDNDMEQAVRTGYLTTDATFSMQCLSSGACCVTALIRGGNMVVANAGDCRAVLSRDGIAEALTYDHRLEREDERQRITDLGGYVDCHNGVWRVQGKLAVSRSIGDIEMKKWVTAEPELQKLSITSNCEFLILASDGLWDKVGNQEAVDLARDFYTENSTSFSSIRESLIMGSCKKLVEVAVNRGSKDDVTVLIVDLTQFRRERD; from the exons ATGCCATTATCTGGACCACCTTGTTCTTTTACCTCGGATGGATCTTCATCTTGTCCTCTGAATTCTGTGAGATGGGATTTGCAATCGTCCCCTGTAAGAGATGAAGAACAGCAGAGATGTGATAACTGTGAGGGGGTGATGAGTTGTTGTGTTGAAGGGAATGTGTTGAGATGGCCTCTATCACAGCTTAAAAGGAAGCGTCCACCCAGGCTAGAAATTCCATCAGCGGGGCCATTGTTGCACATCGAAAACCTAAGTGGGGAGCTGCAGAAGGAAATGTATGTTCAAGGCTCCAACTATTCTGTAGCCTGTAAAAAGGGTTACAGACAAGTTATGGAAGATGCTTATAGCGCTATTACTGATATTCCTCGCTATTCCGACCAG GCTTTCTTCGGTGTGTTTGATGGGCATGGCGGTCACGAGGCTGCAGATTTTGCTGCCGAAAGACTCGGCCAAAACATGATGGATGCGTTCATGGAAGTAAGACAAGATGATAACGACATGGAACAGGCGGTCAGAACAGGTTATTTGACTACCGACGCAACTTTTTCTATGCAA TGTTTAAGCAGCGGGGCTTGTTGTGTGACAGCACTGATAAGAGGAGGTAACATGGTAGTGGCCAACGCTGGAGATTGCCGTGCAGTTCTAAGTAGAGATGGCATTGCTGAAGCCCTTACATATGACCATAGATTGGAAAGGGAAGATGAGCGCCAACGGATCACAGATCTG GGTGGTTATGTAGATTGTCACAATGGTGTGTGGAGAGTACAGGGAAAGTTAGCGGTATCGAGAAGTATAGGTGATATAGAGATGAAGAAATGGGTAACAGCAGAGCCAGAGTTGCAGAAGCTCAGCATTACGTCTAACTGTGAATTTTTGATATTGGCATCGGATGGATTGTGGGACAAG GTGGGCAATCAGGAGGCTGTGGACTTGGCAAGGGATTTCTACACAGAGAATTCGACAAGCTTCTCAAGTATAAGGGAAAGTTTAATAATGGGCTCATGCAAAAAACTTGTGGAGGTTGCAGTAAACAGAGGGAGCAAAGATGACGTAACGGTTCTGATTGTGGATCTCACTCAATTTCGCAGAGAGAGAGATTGA
- the LOC131027800 gene encoding probable protein phosphatase 2C 25 isoform X1, protein MPLSGPPCSFTSDGSSSCPLNSVRWDLQSSPVRDEEQQRCDNCEGVMSCCVEGNVLRWPLSQLKRKRPPRLEIPSAGPLLHIENLSGELQKEMYVQGSNYSVACKKGYRQVMEDAYSAITDIPRYSDQAFFGVFDGHGGHEAADFAAERLGQNMMDAFMEVRQDDNDMEQAVRTGYLTTDATFSMQCLSSGACCVTALIRGGNMVVANAGDCRAVLSRDGIAEALTYDHRLEREDERQRITDLQGGYVDCHNGVWRVQGKLAVSRSIGDIEMKKWVTAEPELQKLSITSNCEFLILASDGLWDKVGNQEAVDLARDFYTENSTSFSSIRESLIMGSCKKLVEVAVNRGSKDDVTVLIVDLTQFRRERD, encoded by the exons ATGCCATTATCTGGACCACCTTGTTCTTTTACCTCGGATGGATCTTCATCTTGTCCTCTGAATTCTGTGAGATGGGATTTGCAATCGTCCCCTGTAAGAGATGAAGAACAGCAGAGATGTGATAACTGTGAGGGGGTGATGAGTTGTTGTGTTGAAGGGAATGTGTTGAGATGGCCTCTATCACAGCTTAAAAGGAAGCGTCCACCCAGGCTAGAAATTCCATCAGCGGGGCCATTGTTGCACATCGAAAACCTAAGTGGGGAGCTGCAGAAGGAAATGTATGTTCAAGGCTCCAACTATTCTGTAGCCTGTAAAAAGGGTTACAGACAAGTTATGGAAGATGCTTATAGCGCTATTACTGATATTCCTCGCTATTCCGACCAG GCTTTCTTCGGTGTGTTTGATGGGCATGGCGGTCACGAGGCTGCAGATTTTGCTGCCGAAAGACTCGGCCAAAACATGATGGATGCGTTCATGGAAGTAAGACAAGATGATAACGACATGGAACAGGCGGTCAGAACAGGTTATTTGACTACCGACGCAACTTTTTCTATGCAA TGTTTAAGCAGCGGGGCTTGTTGTGTGACAGCACTGATAAGAGGAGGTAACATGGTAGTGGCCAACGCTGGAGATTGCCGTGCAGTTCTAAGTAGAGATGGCATTGCTGAAGCCCTTACATATGACCATAGATTGGAAAGGGAAGATGAGCGCCAACGGATCACAGATCTG CAGGGTGGTTATGTAGATTGTCACAATGGTGTGTGGAGAGTACAGGGAAAGTTAGCGGTATCGAGAAGTATAGGTGATATAGAGATGAAGAAATGGGTAACAGCAGAGCCAGAGTTGCAGAAGCTCAGCATTACGTCTAACTGTGAATTTTTGATATTGGCATCGGATGGATTGTGGGACAAG GTGGGCAATCAGGAGGCTGTGGACTTGGCAAGGGATTTCTACACAGAGAATTCGACAAGCTTCTCAAGTATAAGGGAAAGTTTAATAATGGGCTCATGCAAAAAACTTGTGGAGGTTGCAGTAAACAGAGGGAGCAAAGATGACGTAACGGTTCTGATTGTGGATCTCACTCAATTTCGCAGAGAGAGAGATTGA
- the LOC131027800 gene encoding probable protein phosphatase 2C 25 isoform X3: MPLSGPPCSFTSDGSSSCPLNSVRWDLQSSPVRDEEQQRCDNCEGVMSCCVEGNVLRWPLSQLKRKRPPRLEIPSAGPLLHIENLSGELQKEMYVQGSNYSVACKKGYRQVMEDAYSAITDIPRYSDQAFFGVFDGHGGHEAADFAAERLGQNMMDAFMEVRQDDNDMEQAVRTGYLTTDATFSMQCLSSGACCVTALIRGGNMVVANAGDCRAVLSRDGIAEALTYDHRLEREDERQRITDLQGGYVDCHNGVWRVQGKLAVSRSIGDIEMKKWVTAEPELQKLSITSNCEFLILASDGLWDKVDGFFFRWAIRRLWTWQGISTQRIRQASQV; the protein is encoded by the exons ATGCCATTATCTGGACCACCTTGTTCTTTTACCTCGGATGGATCTTCATCTTGTCCTCTGAATTCTGTGAGATGGGATTTGCAATCGTCCCCTGTAAGAGATGAAGAACAGCAGAGATGTGATAACTGTGAGGGGGTGATGAGTTGTTGTGTTGAAGGGAATGTGTTGAGATGGCCTCTATCACAGCTTAAAAGGAAGCGTCCACCCAGGCTAGAAATTCCATCAGCGGGGCCATTGTTGCACATCGAAAACCTAAGTGGGGAGCTGCAGAAGGAAATGTATGTTCAAGGCTCCAACTATTCTGTAGCCTGTAAAAAGGGTTACAGACAAGTTATGGAAGATGCTTATAGCGCTATTACTGATATTCCTCGCTATTCCGACCAG GCTTTCTTCGGTGTGTTTGATGGGCATGGCGGTCACGAGGCTGCAGATTTTGCTGCCGAAAGACTCGGCCAAAACATGATGGATGCGTTCATGGAAGTAAGACAAGATGATAACGACATGGAACAGGCGGTCAGAACAGGTTATTTGACTACCGACGCAACTTTTTCTATGCAA TGTTTAAGCAGCGGGGCTTGTTGTGTGACAGCACTGATAAGAGGAGGTAACATGGTAGTGGCCAACGCTGGAGATTGCCGTGCAGTTCTAAGTAGAGATGGCATTGCTGAAGCCCTTACATATGACCATAGATTGGAAAGGGAAGATGAGCGCCAACGGATCACAGATCTG CAGGGTGGTTATGTAGATTGTCACAATGGTGTGTGGAGAGTACAGGGAAAGTTAGCGGTATCGAGAAGTATAGGTGATATAGAGATGAAGAAATGGGTAACAGCAGAGCCAGAGTTGCAGAAGCTCAGCATTACGTCTAACTGTGAATTTTTGATATTGGCATCGGATGGATTGTGGGACAAG GTTGATGGTTTCTTTTTCAGGTGGGCAATCAGGAGGCTGTGGACTTGGCAAGGGATTTCTACACAGAGAATTCGACAAGCTTCTCAAGTATAA